One Phaseolus vulgaris cultivar G19833 chromosome 4, P. vulgaris v2.0, whole genome shotgun sequence DNA window includes the following coding sequences:
- the LOC137838302 gene encoding uncharacterized protein, with product MVTTRNMTGNDRNAQEETSRPDPMTLILKMQQEMEALRKENARMKEKLAEKPEIPEAMDNIPSGDHANTDTREAGSSYQENIRPTSNNALNTAPRRSPFTETILEVPLPGTWNNPTLEKYDGSTDPDEHVNAYLTQVSLHTAEDALWCRIFPTSLKGAALSWFTRLPAQPIDCFDTLAAKFGAQFTTSRPHHLTSIALVNIRQEKSKTLRAFMNRFSKTALDIRNLSPEVAMHHMVTALKPGSFSDSLCMQPATTLDELRQRATKYMQLEELKEFRSRAQAPDEPERRRDRSRPTHFGKPRDFPKGPRFTLYTPLTAKRSRVLEEALNADLLKAPSRTPTPQSTDQTKHCRYHSNFGHTTEDCWALKDKIEELIQAGHLRCFVQTSREDGQNEVDMEKREGRRDTQANEQRGRRGREGREGRGGRDLRRTMPVRGVINTIVGGFAGGGTTSSSRKRHLRAVSSVYSISRSNRRDLPPMLFTNSDFRNINPKHDDPMVVTIEVANFVIMKTLIDQGSSVDILYWKTFRKMGISDDDIVQYDEQIIGFTGQRVKTRGYIDLDTKFGEGNRDCRTIKIRYLLVDAETSYNILIGRSSLNKLGAIVSTPHLAMKFPADNPSRGREVVTLHADQKTARECYATSLKILPPRTPTRRAEVHHISLSDDLDPRPNDEPQVEPKEEVVLCRVGRAGQNTRLGSTLGEEGKNNITTVLYKNTDLFAWSATDMPGIDPRIISHKLSVCKEARPVAQKKRKFVGEKGRIVEEETRKLLDARFIREVHYTTWLANIVLVQKNNGKWRMCTDYTHLNRACPKDAYPLPSIDRLVDGAAGHKVLSFLDAYSGYNQIRMNPADREKTAFITDRANFCYEVMPFGLKNAGATYQRLMD from the coding sequence ATGGTGACTACGAGGAATATGACAGGTAACGATAGGAATGCACAAGAAGAAACCAGCCGTCCAGACCCTATGACGTTAATCTTGAAAATGCAGCAGGAAATGGAAGCTTTGAGGAAGGAGAATGCTCGGATGAAAGAAAAGCTTGCTGAGAAGCCGGAAATACCGGAAGCCATGGATAATATCCCCTCAGGAGATCACGCGAACACAGATACACGTGAGGCCGGGAGCTCGTATCAAGAAAACATAAGGCCGACCTCAAATAATGCGCTAAACACGGCGCCTCGAAGAAGCCCCTTTACTGAAACCATCCTTGAAGTCCCCTTGCCGGGAACCTGGAACAACCCCACGTTGGAGAAGTATGATGGATCCACAGATCCGGATGAGCATGTAAATGCGTACCTGACACAGGTCAGCTTGCATACGGCGGAAGACGCGTTGTGGTGCCGAATATTCCCCACCTCACTTAAGGGGGCAGCCTTGAGCTGGTTCACCCGACTGCCAGCTCAACCCATAGATTGCTTTGACACACTCGCGGCTAAGTTTGGAGCACAGTTCACTACCAGCCGACCACACCACCTCACTTCGATCGCCTTAGTGAATATTCGGCAAGAGAAGTCGAAGACCTTGAGGGCCTTCATGAACAGATTCAGCAAAACAGCGTTAGACATACGAAACCTAAGTCCCGAAGTGGCGATGCACCACATGGTAACTGCACTGAAGCCGGGATCGTTCTCGGATAGTTTATGCATGCAACCGGCCACAACATTGGATGAGTTGCGCCAAAGAGCCACCAAATACATGCAGCTGGAGGAATTGAAAGAGTTTCGGAGTAGGGCTCAGGCACCCGACGAACCTGAGAGGAGGAGAGACAGAAGCAGACCAACACATTTTGGGAAGCCTAGAGACTTTCCCAAGGGACCACGTTTCACTCTTTACACCCCCTTGACTGCCAAAAGGTCGAGGGTCTTAGAGGAAGCTCTAAACGCAGATCTCCTGAAGGCACCAAGCAGGACTCCTACCCCGCAGAGTACCGATCAAACCAAGCATTGTCGATACCACAGCAATTTTGGGCACACAACGGAAGATTGTTGGGCACTGAAGGATAAAATCGAAGAGCTCATCCAAGCCGGTCATCTGCGATGCTTTGTCCAGACAAGCCGAGAAGACGGGCAAAACGAGGTTGACATGGAAAAGAGAGAAGGGCGTAGGGACACACAGGCAAACGAACAGAGAGGCCGAAGAGGCCGGGAAGGCCGAGAAGGACGAGGAGGAAGAGATCTTCGAAGAACCATGCCGGTACGGGGGGTCATAAACACGATTGTCGGGGGTTTCGCGGGAGGAGGAACTACATCATCCTCCCGAAAAAGACACCTCCGAGCGGTCAGTTCGGTGTACTCCATCAGCAGAAGCAACAGGAGAGACCTGCCTCCCATGCTTTTCACGAATTCGGACTTCAGAAACATAAACCCGAAGCATGATGACCCTATGGTAGTCACCATCGAAGTAGCCAACTTTGTCATCATGAAAACTCTgatagatcaaggaagctctgTGGATATCTTGTATTGGAAGACCTTCCGAAAGATGGGCATATCTGACGACGACATTGTCCAGTATGATGAACAAATCATTGGCTTCACGGGgcagagagtcaaaaccagagggTACATTGACCTGGACACCAAGTTTGGAGAAGGAAATCGAGACTGCCGGACGATCAAAATCAGATACCTGCTTGTCGACGCCGAAACGTCTTACAATATTTTGATTGGGCGATCCTCTCTCAACAAATTGGGAGCTATAGTCTCGACACCCCACCTAGCCATGAAGTTCCCAGCCGACAACCCGAGTAGGGGCCGAGAGGTGGTCACTCTCCATGCCGACCAAAAGACTGCTAGAGAATGTTACGCGACAAGTTTGAAGATTCTGCCACCGCGAACACCCACCCGGAGGGCCGAGGTTCATCATATATCCCTGAGTGATGACCTGGATCCAAGACCGAATGACGAACCTCAGGTGGAACCCAAGGAAGAGGTGGTGCTATGTCGGGTGGGCCGAGCAGGTCAGAACACACGTTTGGGATCAACCTTAGGAGAAGAGGGAAAGAACAATATCACGACTGTCCTATACAAAAATACGGACTTGTTCGCATGGTCGGCAACCGACATGCCGGGAATAGATCCTCGCATAATCTCGCACAAACTATCAGTCTGTAAGGAGGCTAGGCCGGTAGCCCAGAAGAAGAGAAAGTTCGTGGGAGAAAAAGGACGAATAGTCGAAGAGGAAACCAGGAAACTACTGGATGCTAGGTTTATCCGAGAAGTGCATTACACCACGTGGCTGGCAAACATAGTCCTGGTGCAGAAGAACAATGGAAAGTGGCGAATGTGCACCGATTACACCCATCTTAACAGGGCTTGTCCAAAAGATGCGTATCCGTTGCCGAGCATTGACCGGCTGGTAGATGGTGCAGCCGGCCACAAAGTGTTAAGTTTCCTCGATGCATACTCCGGGTACAACCAAATACGCATGAATCCGGCAGACcgagagaagacagccttcattaCTGACAGAGCCAACTTTTGCTATGAGGTCATGCCTTTCGGCCTCAAGAATGCTGGAGCGACCTATCAAAGGCTTATGGACTGA